From Orcinus orca chromosome 3, mOrcOrc1.1, whole genome shotgun sequence, a single genomic window includes:
- the MIER2 gene encoding mesoderm induction early response protein 2 isoform X5: MPLDELLALYGYEPSDPISERQSEGSDATTNLPDMTLDKEQIAKDLLSGEEEEETQSSADDLTPSVTSHEASDLFPNQSGPRFLPDADKEPGSSSSSDTEEDPLPANKCKKEIMVGPQFQADLSKLHSNRQGEKLYENEDQLLWDPSILPEGAVEEFLYRAAKRRWREVAESQLPEGEAVKDSEQVGGPGGGGAMGRGPVWLCDCDEFKGNHLSWAMVAPLPQALYELVKCNFNAEEALRRLRFNVKVIRDGLCAWSEEERRNFEHGFRVHGKNFHLIQANKVRTRSVGECVEYYYLWKKSERYDYFSQQTRLGRRKYGPSGTTDADQDLDGGDPDGPGRPRSSPPLPLPATADGPGPERDPLARMRTEPLSMGSSTSGSLGAPGEASDSPLSSEPGPCSFQPPDVDTPPAVPLPRRPPALAEPAFYSPTTAASEPGASPRLAVDLALPGALPEELPLISSHVDMDGEPEEAVAPAQVALSVAEFGLIGIGDVNPFLAAHPACPAPALHSEPLSHCNVMTC; this comes from the exons ATGCCCCTTGACGAGCTGCTGGCCCTCTACGGCTACGAGCCCTCGGACCCCATTTCGGAGCGCCAGAGTGAGGGCAGCGATGCCACAACCAACCTCCCGGACATGACCCTGGACAAG GAACAAATAGCGAAGGATTTGCTTTcaggggaagaagaggaagaaacacagtCCTCAGCCGATGACCTCACCCCATCTGTGACCTCCCATGAGGCCTCTGACCTTTTCCCTAATCAGAGTGGAC CCCGCTTCCTGCCTGATGCAGACAAGGAGCCTGGCTCCTCCAGCTCGTCGGACACCGAGGAGGACCCGCTTCCCGCCAACAAGTGTAAGAAG GAGATCATGGTTGGGCCTCAGTTCCAAGCCGACCTCAGCAAGCTGCACTCGAACCGTCAGGGTGAGAAGC TCTATGAGAATGAAGACCAGCTGCTCTGGGACCCCAGCATCCTTCCTGAGGGGGCGGTGGAGGAGTTCCTGTACCGGGCGGCGAAGCGGCGGTGGCGCGAGGTGGCTGAGTCTCAGCTCCCGGAGGGAGAGGCGGTGAAAGACAGCGAGCAGGTGGGTGGCCCTGGGGGCGGAGGAGCCATGGGGCGGGGGCCAGTGTGGTTGTGTGATTGTGACGAATTCAAGGGAAACCACTTGTCCTGGGCAATggtggctcccctcccccaggcactgTATGAGCTGGTGAAATGCAACTTCAATGCCGAGGAGGCCCTGCGGAGGCTGCGGTTCAACGTGAAGGTGATCCGAG ACGGGCTGTGCGCCTGGAGCGAGGAGGAGCGCCGCAACTTCGAGCACGGCTTCCGTGTGCATGGCAAGAACTTCCACCTGATCCAGGCCAACAAG GTGCGCACACGGTCCGTGGGCGAGTGCGTGGAGTATTACTACCTGTGGAAGAAGTCTGAGCGCTACGACTACTTCTCCCAGCAGACGCGGCTGGGCCGCCGGAAGTACGGCCCGTCGGGAACCAC GGACGCGGACCAGGACCTGGATGGCGGTGACCCCGATGGCCCTGGCCGCCCCCGCTCCTCGCCgcccctgcctctgcctgccACTGCCGACGGCCCGGGCCCTGAGCGGGACCCCCTGGCCCGGATGCGCACCG AGCCCCTGAGCATGGGCAGCAGCACGTCTGGGAGTCTCGGCGCGCCCGGGGAGGCCTCCGACAGCCCCCTGTCCTCGGAGCCAGGGCCCTGTTCGTTCCAGCCACCGGATGTAGACACGCCCCCGGCCGTGCCCCTGCCTCGGcggcccccagccctggctgagcCAGCCTTCTACTCCCCCACCACGGCCGCTTCAGAGCCTGGTGCCAGCCCGAGGCTGGCTGTGGACTTGGCCCTGCCCGGGGCCCTCCCCGAGGAGCTGCCCCTCATCTCCAGCCACGTGGATATGGACGGAGAGCCCGAGGAGGCCGTGGCCCCCGCACAGGTGGCTTTGTCGGTTGCCGAGTTTGGACTCATCGGCATCGGGGACGTGAATCCCTTCCTGGCCGCCCACCCCGCGTGCCCGGCCCCTGCGCTGCACTCGGAGCCCCTGTCACA CTGTAACGTGATGACCTGTTGA
- the MIER2 gene encoding mesoderm induction early response protein 2 isoform X2, whose translation MAEASSLERRSPGLASCLSHSLCPGEPGLQTTAVVSMGSADHQFHLAEILSRNYGVQEEHEGAARGPEKPEEELEKDFVSQSSDMPLDELLALYGYEPSDPISERQSEGSDATTNLPDMTLDKEQIAKDLLSGEEEEETQSSADDLTPSVTSHEASDLFPNQSGPRFLPDADKEPGSSSSSDTEEDPLPANKCKKEIMVGPQFQADLSKLHSNRQGEKLYENEDQLLWDPSILPEGAVEEFLYRAAKRRWREVAESQLPEGEAVKDSEQVGGPGGGGAMGRGPVWLCDCDEFKGNHLSWAMVAPLPQALYELVKCNFNAEEALRRLRFNVKVIRDGLCAWSEEERRNFEHGFRVHGKNFHLIQANKVRTRSVGECVEYYYLWKKSERYDYFSQQTRLGRRKYGPSGTTDADQDLDGGDPDGPGRPRSSPPLPLPATADGPGPERDPLARMRTEPLSMGSSTSGSLGAPGEASDSPLSSEPGPCSFQPPDVDTPPAVPLPRRPPALAEPAFYSPTTAASEPGASPRLAVDLALPGALPEELPLISSHVDMDGEPEEAVAPAQVALSVAEFGLIGIGDVNPFLAAHPACPAPALHSEPLSHCNVMTC comes from the exons ATGGCGGAG GCCTCCTCGCTAGAGAGGCGGAGCCCTGGCCTGGCCTCTTGCCTCTCTCACAGCCTGTGCCCTGGGGAGCCCGGCTTGCAGACCACAGCAG TGGTGTCCATGGGGTCCGCAGACCATCAGTTCCACCTGGCGGAGATCCTGTCTCGGAACTACGGTGTCCAGGAGGAGCATGAAGGGGCTGCGCGGGGCCCAGAGAAGCCGGAGGAGGAGCTAGAGAAGGACTTCGTCTCCCAG AGCAGCGACATGCCCCTTGACGAGCTGCTGGCCCTCTACGGCTACGAGCCCTCGGACCCCATTTCGGAGCGCCAGAGTGAGGGCAGCGATGCCACAACCAACCTCCCGGACATGACCCTGGACAAG GAACAAATAGCGAAGGATTTGCTTTcaggggaagaagaggaagaaacacagtCCTCAGCCGATGACCTCACCCCATCTGTGACCTCCCATGAGGCCTCTGACCTTTTCCCTAATCAGAGTGGAC CCCGCTTCCTGCCTGATGCAGACAAGGAGCCTGGCTCCTCCAGCTCGTCGGACACCGAGGAGGACCCGCTTCCCGCCAACAAGTGTAAGAAG GAGATCATGGTTGGGCCTCAGTTCCAAGCCGACCTCAGCAAGCTGCACTCGAACCGTCAGGGTGAGAAGC TCTATGAGAATGAAGACCAGCTGCTCTGGGACCCCAGCATCCTTCCTGAGGGGGCGGTGGAGGAGTTCCTGTACCGGGCGGCGAAGCGGCGGTGGCGCGAGGTGGCTGAGTCTCAGCTCCCGGAGGGAGAGGCGGTGAAAGACAGCGAGCAGGTGGGTGGCCCTGGGGGCGGAGGAGCCATGGGGCGGGGGCCAGTGTGGTTGTGTGATTGTGACGAATTCAAGGGAAACCACTTGTCCTGGGCAATggtggctcccctcccccaggcactgTATGAGCTGGTGAAATGCAACTTCAATGCCGAGGAGGCCCTGCGGAGGCTGCGGTTCAACGTGAAGGTGATCCGAG ACGGGCTGTGCGCCTGGAGCGAGGAGGAGCGCCGCAACTTCGAGCACGGCTTCCGTGTGCATGGCAAGAACTTCCACCTGATCCAGGCCAACAAG GTGCGCACACGGTCCGTGGGCGAGTGCGTGGAGTATTACTACCTGTGGAAGAAGTCTGAGCGCTACGACTACTTCTCCCAGCAGACGCGGCTGGGCCGCCGGAAGTACGGCCCGTCGGGAACCAC GGACGCGGACCAGGACCTGGATGGCGGTGACCCCGATGGCCCTGGCCGCCCCCGCTCCTCGCCgcccctgcctctgcctgccACTGCCGACGGCCCGGGCCCTGAGCGGGACCCCCTGGCCCGGATGCGCACCG AGCCCCTGAGCATGGGCAGCAGCACGTCTGGGAGTCTCGGCGCGCCCGGGGAGGCCTCCGACAGCCCCCTGTCCTCGGAGCCAGGGCCCTGTTCGTTCCAGCCACCGGATGTAGACACGCCCCCGGCCGTGCCCCTGCCTCGGcggcccccagccctggctgagcCAGCCTTCTACTCCCCCACCACGGCCGCTTCAGAGCCTGGTGCCAGCCCGAGGCTGGCTGTGGACTTGGCCCTGCCCGGGGCCCTCCCCGAGGAGCTGCCCCTCATCTCCAGCCACGTGGATATGGACGGAGAGCCCGAGGAGGCCGTGGCCCCCGCACAGGTGGCTTTGTCGGTTGCCGAGTTTGGACTCATCGGCATCGGGGACGTGAATCCCTTCCTGGCCGCCCACCCCGCGTGCCCGGCCCCTGCGCTGCACTCGGAGCCCCTGTCACA CTGTAACGTGATGACCTGTTGA
- the MIER2 gene encoding mesoderm induction early response protein 2 isoform X1 translates to MGSADHQFHLAEILSRNYGVQEEHEGAARGPEKPEEELEKDFVSQSSDMPLDELLALYGYEPSDPISERQSEGSDATTNLPDMTLDKEQIAKDLLSGEEEEETQSSADDLTPSVTSHEASDLFPNQSGPRFLPDADKEPGSSSSSDTEEDPLPANKCKKEIMVGPQFQADLSKLHSNRQVYENEDQLLWDPSILPEGAVEEFLYRAAKRRWREVAESQLPEGEAVKDSEQVGGPGGGGAMGRGPVWLCDCDEFKGNHLSWAMVAPLPQALYELVKCNFNAEEALRRLRFNVKVIRDGLCAWSEEERRNFEHGFRVHGKNFHLIQANKVRTRSVGECVEYYYLWKKSERYDYFSQQTRLGRRKYGPSGTTDADQDLDGGDPDGPGRPRSSPPLPLPATADGPGPERDPLARMRTEPLSMGSSTSGSLGAPGEASDSPLSSEPGPCSFQPPDVDTPPAVPLPRRPPALAEPAFYSPTTAASEPGASPRLAVDLALPGALPEELPLISSHVDMDGEPEEAVAPAQVALSVAEFGLIGIGDVNPFLAAHPACPAPALHSEPLSHCNVMTC, encoded by the exons ATGGGGTCCGCAGACCATCAGTTCCACCTGGCGGAGATCCTGTCTCGGAACTACGGTGTCCAGGAGGAGCATGAAGGGGCTGCGCGGGGCCCAGAGAAGCCGGAGGAGGAGCTAGAGAAGGACTTCGTCTCCCAG AGCAGCGACATGCCCCTTGACGAGCTGCTGGCCCTCTACGGCTACGAGCCCTCGGACCCCATTTCGGAGCGCCAGAGTGAGGGCAGCGATGCCACAACCAACCTCCCGGACATGACCCTGGACAAG GAACAAATAGCGAAGGATTTGCTTTcaggggaagaagaggaagaaacacagtCCTCAGCCGATGACCTCACCCCATCTGTGACCTCCCATGAGGCCTCTGACCTTTTCCCTAATCAGAGTGGAC CCCGCTTCCTGCCTGATGCAGACAAGGAGCCTGGCTCCTCCAGCTCGTCGGACACCGAGGAGGACCCGCTTCCCGCCAACAAGTGTAAGAAG GAGATCATGGTTGGGCCTCAGTTCCAAGCCGACCTCAGCAAGCTGCACTCGAACCGTCAGG TCTATGAGAATGAAGACCAGCTGCTCTGGGACCCCAGCATCCTTCCTGAGGGGGCGGTGGAGGAGTTCCTGTACCGGGCGGCGAAGCGGCGGTGGCGCGAGGTGGCTGAGTCTCAGCTCCCGGAGGGAGAGGCGGTGAAAGACAGCGAGCAGGTGGGTGGCCCTGGGGGCGGAGGAGCCATGGGGCGGGGGCCAGTGTGGTTGTGTGATTGTGACGAATTCAAGGGAAACCACTTGTCCTGGGCAATggtggctcccctcccccaggcactgTATGAGCTGGTGAAATGCAACTTCAATGCCGAGGAGGCCCTGCGGAGGCTGCGGTTCAACGTGAAGGTGATCCGAG ACGGGCTGTGCGCCTGGAGCGAGGAGGAGCGCCGCAACTTCGAGCACGGCTTCCGTGTGCATGGCAAGAACTTCCACCTGATCCAGGCCAACAAG GTGCGCACACGGTCCGTGGGCGAGTGCGTGGAGTATTACTACCTGTGGAAGAAGTCTGAGCGCTACGACTACTTCTCCCAGCAGACGCGGCTGGGCCGCCGGAAGTACGGCCCGTCGGGAACCAC GGACGCGGACCAGGACCTGGATGGCGGTGACCCCGATGGCCCTGGCCGCCCCCGCTCCTCGCCgcccctgcctctgcctgccACTGCCGACGGCCCGGGCCCTGAGCGGGACCCCCTGGCCCGGATGCGCACCG AGCCCCTGAGCATGGGCAGCAGCACGTCTGGGAGTCTCGGCGCGCCCGGGGAGGCCTCCGACAGCCCCCTGTCCTCGGAGCCAGGGCCCTGTTCGTTCCAGCCACCGGATGTAGACACGCCCCCGGCCGTGCCCCTGCCTCGGcggcccccagccctggctgagcCAGCCTTCTACTCCCCCACCACGGCCGCTTCAGAGCCTGGTGCCAGCCCGAGGCTGGCTGTGGACTTGGCCCTGCCCGGGGCCCTCCCCGAGGAGCTGCCCCTCATCTCCAGCCACGTGGATATGGACGGAGAGCCCGAGGAGGCCGTGGCCCCCGCACAGGTGGCTTTGTCGGTTGCCGAGTTTGGACTCATCGGCATCGGGGACGTGAATCCCTTCCTGGCCGCCCACCCCGCGTGCCCGGCCCCTGCGCTGCACTCGGAGCCCCTGTCACA CTGTAACGTGATGACCTGTTGA
- the MIER2 gene encoding mesoderm induction early response protein 2 isoform X3, with product MGSADHQFHLAEILSRNYGVQEEHEGAARGPEKPEEELEKDFVSQSSDMPLDELLALYGYEPSDPISERQSEGSDATTNLPDMTLDKEQIAKDLLSGEEEEETQSSADDLTPSVTSHEASDLFPNQSGPRFLPDADKEPGSSSSSDTEEDPLPANKCKKEIMVGPQFQADLSKLHSNRQGEKLYENEDQLLWDPSILPEGAVEEFLYRAAKRRWREVAESQLPEGEAVKDSEQALYELVKCNFNAEEALRRLRFNVKVIRDGLCAWSEEERRNFEHGFRVHGKNFHLIQANKVRTRSVGECVEYYYLWKKSERYDYFSQQTRLGRRKYGPSGTTDADQDLDGGDPDGPGRPRSSPPLPLPATADGPGPERDPLARMRTEPLSMGSSTSGSLGAPGEASDSPLSSEPGPCSFQPPDVDTPPAVPLPRRPPALAEPAFYSPTTAASEPGASPRLAVDLALPGALPEELPLISSHVDMDGEPEEAVAPAQVALSVAEFGLIGIGDVNPFLAAHPACPAPALHSEPLSHCNVMTC from the exons ATGGGGTCCGCAGACCATCAGTTCCACCTGGCGGAGATCCTGTCTCGGAACTACGGTGTCCAGGAGGAGCATGAAGGGGCTGCGCGGGGCCCAGAGAAGCCGGAGGAGGAGCTAGAGAAGGACTTCGTCTCCCAG AGCAGCGACATGCCCCTTGACGAGCTGCTGGCCCTCTACGGCTACGAGCCCTCGGACCCCATTTCGGAGCGCCAGAGTGAGGGCAGCGATGCCACAACCAACCTCCCGGACATGACCCTGGACAAG GAACAAATAGCGAAGGATTTGCTTTcaggggaagaagaggaagaaacacagtCCTCAGCCGATGACCTCACCCCATCTGTGACCTCCCATGAGGCCTCTGACCTTTTCCCTAATCAGAGTGGAC CCCGCTTCCTGCCTGATGCAGACAAGGAGCCTGGCTCCTCCAGCTCGTCGGACACCGAGGAGGACCCGCTTCCCGCCAACAAGTGTAAGAAG GAGATCATGGTTGGGCCTCAGTTCCAAGCCGACCTCAGCAAGCTGCACTCGAACCGTCAGGGTGAGAAGC TCTATGAGAATGAAGACCAGCTGCTCTGGGACCCCAGCATCCTTCCTGAGGGGGCGGTGGAGGAGTTCCTGTACCGGGCGGCGAAGCGGCGGTGGCGCGAGGTGGCTGAGTCTCAGCTCCCGGAGGGAGAGGCGGTGAAAGACAGCGAGCAG gcactgTATGAGCTGGTGAAATGCAACTTCAATGCCGAGGAGGCCCTGCGGAGGCTGCGGTTCAACGTGAAGGTGATCCGAG ACGGGCTGTGCGCCTGGAGCGAGGAGGAGCGCCGCAACTTCGAGCACGGCTTCCGTGTGCATGGCAAGAACTTCCACCTGATCCAGGCCAACAAG GTGCGCACACGGTCCGTGGGCGAGTGCGTGGAGTATTACTACCTGTGGAAGAAGTCTGAGCGCTACGACTACTTCTCCCAGCAGACGCGGCTGGGCCGCCGGAAGTACGGCCCGTCGGGAACCAC GGACGCGGACCAGGACCTGGATGGCGGTGACCCCGATGGCCCTGGCCGCCCCCGCTCCTCGCCgcccctgcctctgcctgccACTGCCGACGGCCCGGGCCCTGAGCGGGACCCCCTGGCCCGGATGCGCACCG AGCCCCTGAGCATGGGCAGCAGCACGTCTGGGAGTCTCGGCGCGCCCGGGGAGGCCTCCGACAGCCCCCTGTCCTCGGAGCCAGGGCCCTGTTCGTTCCAGCCACCGGATGTAGACACGCCCCCGGCCGTGCCCCTGCCTCGGcggcccccagccctggctgagcCAGCCTTCTACTCCCCCACCACGGCCGCTTCAGAGCCTGGTGCCAGCCCGAGGCTGGCTGTGGACTTGGCCCTGCCCGGGGCCCTCCCCGAGGAGCTGCCCCTCATCTCCAGCCACGTGGATATGGACGGAGAGCCCGAGGAGGCCGTGGCCCCCGCACAGGTGGCTTTGTCGGTTGCCGAGTTTGGACTCATCGGCATCGGGGACGTGAATCCCTTCCTGGCCGCCCACCCCGCGTGCCCGGCCCCTGCGCTGCACTCGGAGCCCCTGTCACA CTGTAACGTGATGACCTGTTGA
- the MIER2 gene encoding mesoderm induction early response protein 2 isoform X4: protein MGSADHQFHLAEILSRNYGVQEEHEGAARGPEKPEEELEKDFVSQSSDMPLDELLALYGYEPSDPISERQSEGSDATTNLPDMTLDKEQIAKDLLSGEEEEETQSSADDLTPSVTSHEASDLFPNQSGPRFLPDADKEPGSSSSSDTEEDPLPANKCKKEIMVGPQFQADLSKLHSNRQGEKLYENEDQLLWDPSILPEGAVEEFLYRAAKRRWREVAESQLPEGEAVKDSEQVGGPGGGGAMGRGPVWLCDCDEFKGNHLSWAMVAPLPQALYELVKCNFNAEEALRRLRFNVKVIRDGLCAWSEEERRNFEHGFRVHGKNFHLIQANKVRTRSVGECVEYYYLWKKSERYDYFSQQTRLGRRKYGPSGTTDADQDLDGGDPDGPGRPRSSPPLPLPATADGPGPERDPLARMRTEPLSMGSSTSGSLGAPGEASDSPLSSEPGPCSFQPPDVDTPPAVPLPRRPPALAEPAFYSPTTAASEPGASPRLAVDLALPGALPEELPLISSHVDMDGEPEEAVAPAQVALSVAEFGLIGIGDVNPFLAAHPACPAPALHSEPLSHCNVMTC from the exons ATGGGGTCCGCAGACCATCAGTTCCACCTGGCGGAGATCCTGTCTCGGAACTACGGTGTCCAGGAGGAGCATGAAGGGGCTGCGCGGGGCCCAGAGAAGCCGGAGGAGGAGCTAGAGAAGGACTTCGTCTCCCAG AGCAGCGACATGCCCCTTGACGAGCTGCTGGCCCTCTACGGCTACGAGCCCTCGGACCCCATTTCGGAGCGCCAGAGTGAGGGCAGCGATGCCACAACCAACCTCCCGGACATGACCCTGGACAAG GAACAAATAGCGAAGGATTTGCTTTcaggggaagaagaggaagaaacacagtCCTCAGCCGATGACCTCACCCCATCTGTGACCTCCCATGAGGCCTCTGACCTTTTCCCTAATCAGAGTGGAC CCCGCTTCCTGCCTGATGCAGACAAGGAGCCTGGCTCCTCCAGCTCGTCGGACACCGAGGAGGACCCGCTTCCCGCCAACAAGTGTAAGAAG GAGATCATGGTTGGGCCTCAGTTCCAAGCCGACCTCAGCAAGCTGCACTCGAACCGTCAGGGTGAGAAGC TCTATGAGAATGAAGACCAGCTGCTCTGGGACCCCAGCATCCTTCCTGAGGGGGCGGTGGAGGAGTTCCTGTACCGGGCGGCGAAGCGGCGGTGGCGCGAGGTGGCTGAGTCTCAGCTCCCGGAGGGAGAGGCGGTGAAAGACAGCGAGCAGGTGGGTGGCCCTGGGGGCGGAGGAGCCATGGGGCGGGGGCCAGTGTGGTTGTGTGATTGTGACGAATTCAAGGGAAACCACTTGTCCTGGGCAATggtggctcccctcccccaggcactgTATGAGCTGGTGAAATGCAACTTCAATGCCGAGGAGGCCCTGCGGAGGCTGCGGTTCAACGTGAAGGTGATCCGAG ACGGGCTGTGCGCCTGGAGCGAGGAGGAGCGCCGCAACTTCGAGCACGGCTTCCGTGTGCATGGCAAGAACTTCCACCTGATCCAGGCCAACAAG GTGCGCACACGGTCCGTGGGCGAGTGCGTGGAGTATTACTACCTGTGGAAGAAGTCTGAGCGCTACGACTACTTCTCCCAGCAGACGCGGCTGGGCCGCCGGAAGTACGGCCCGTCGGGAACCAC GGACGCGGACCAGGACCTGGATGGCGGTGACCCCGATGGCCCTGGCCGCCCCCGCTCCTCGCCgcccctgcctctgcctgccACTGCCGACGGCCCGGGCCCTGAGCGGGACCCCCTGGCCCGGATGCGCACCG AGCCCCTGAGCATGGGCAGCAGCACGTCTGGGAGTCTCGGCGCGCCCGGGGAGGCCTCCGACAGCCCCCTGTCCTCGGAGCCAGGGCCCTGTTCGTTCCAGCCACCGGATGTAGACACGCCCCCGGCCGTGCCCCTGCCTCGGcggcccccagccctggctgagcCAGCCTTCTACTCCCCCACCACGGCCGCTTCAGAGCCTGGTGCCAGCCCGAGGCTGGCTGTGGACTTGGCCCTGCCCGGGGCCCTCCCCGAGGAGCTGCCCCTCATCTCCAGCCACGTGGATATGGACGGAGAGCCCGAGGAGGCCGTGGCCCCCGCACAGGTGGCTTTGTCGGTTGCCGAGTTTGGACTCATCGGCATCGGGGACGTGAATCCCTTCCTGGCCGCCCACCCCGCGTGCCCGGCCCCTGCGCTGCACTCGGAGCCCCTGTCACA CTGTAACGTGATGACCTGTTGA